From Pseudomonas alcaligenes, a single genomic window includes:
- a CDS encoding TetR/AcrR family transcriptional regulator, with translation MASNKREQLINTAQALFAREGYHATGIDRILAESGVAKMTLYKHFRSKDELILAVLQARQQATLARLEQSLRDLPPRQALLQTFDGLHTWIHEDDFCGCSFINAAAEFHDREHPIHRQAAAFKQALGGYYRQQLQALGMADSEQLASQLLFLLEGALSMAHLQGPGEQALQARAAANVLLEAAGL, from the coding sequence ATGGCATCAAACAAACGCGAGCAACTGATCAATACGGCACAGGCGCTGTTCGCCCGCGAGGGCTATCACGCCACCGGCATCGACCGCATCCTGGCCGAGTCCGGGGTGGCGAAGATGACCCTGTACAAGCACTTCCGCTCCAAGGACGAGCTGATTCTGGCGGTGCTCCAGGCGCGCCAGCAGGCCACCCTTGCCCGCCTGGAGCAGAGCCTGCGCGACCTGCCGCCGCGGCAGGCGCTGCTGCAGACCTTCGACGGCCTGCATACGTGGATCCACGAGGACGATTTTTGCGGCTGCAGCTTCATCAATGCCGCCGCCGAGTTCCACGACCGGGAGCACCCGATCCATCGTCAGGCGGCGGCCTTCAAGCAGGCGTTGGGCGGTTACTACCGCCAGCAGCTGCAGGCGCTAGGCATGGCGGACAGCGAGCAGCTGGCCAGCCAACTGCTGTTCCTGCTCGAGGGGGCGCTGAGCATGGCCCACCTGCAGGGGCCGGGTGAGCAGGCGCTGCAGGCGCGCGCCGCGGCCAACGTGTTGCTGGAGGCTGCAGGGCTCTGA
- a CDS encoding glutaredoxin family protein, which translates to MVPECQLFGTLGCHLCEVAEALLMPFVEHGLLVELVDIADHEEWVEHYGLRIPVLRRCDTGAELGWPFDAEQVVQFLR; encoded by the coding sequence ATGGTTCCCGAATGCCAACTTTTCGGCACCCTAGGCTGTCACCTGTGCGAGGTGGCCGAGGCGCTGCTGATGCCTTTTGTCGAGCACGGCCTGCTGGTCGAGCTGGTCGATATCGCCGATCACGAAGAGTGGGTCGAGCACTATGGGCTGCGCATCCCGGTGCTGCGCCGTTGTGACACCGGTGCCGAGCTGGGCTGGCCTTTCGACGCCGAGCAGGTGGTGCAGTTTCTGCGCTGA
- the flgB gene encoding flagellar basal body rod protein FlgB, with product MSISFESALGIHEKALNFRAQRAEVLSNNIANADTPNYRARDLDFSAVLAEQNEKAQGKQISLSRTDSQHIPADGLELADPALRFRTPFHPSIDQNTVDMQQEQSNYAENAVQFQASFTLLNSKFKGLVSALRGE from the coding sequence ATGAGTATCAGCTTCGAAAGCGCTCTCGGCATCCACGAAAAGGCACTCAACTTCCGCGCTCAGCGTGCTGAAGTGCTGTCCAACAACATCGCCAACGCCGACACCCCGAACTACCGGGCACGTGACCTCGACTTTTCCGCCGTGCTGGCCGAGCAGAACGAGAAGGCCCAGGGCAAGCAGATCAGCCTGAGCCGCACCGACAGCCAGCACATCCCGGCCGACGGCCTGGAGCTGGCCGATCCGGCGCTGCGTTTTCGCACGCCGTTCCACCCGTCCATCGATCAGAACACCGTAGACATGCAGCAGGAGCAGTCCAACTACGCCGAAAACGCGGTGCAGTTCCAGGCCAGCTTCACCCTGCTCAACAGCAAGTTCAAAGGGCTGGTCAGCGCCCTGCGCGGCGAATAA
- the flgM gene encoding flagellar biosynthesis anti-sigma factor FlgM, which translates to MVIDFNRLNNAASPANSGRTGNTQSSSRNDAVSSTQPSATQAAGEQASSGKPTDSVQLSHEAQQLQKVSDKLRDLPTVDKERVAKLKQAIADGSYQVDSQRVAGKLLDFESQR; encoded by the coding sequence ATGGTTATCGACTTCAACCGGCTGAATAATGCCGCCTCACCCGCCAACAGCGGGCGGACGGGCAATACCCAGTCCAGCAGCCGCAACGATGCGGTCAGCTCCACCCAGCCGTCTGCTACGCAGGCTGCCGGCGAGCAGGCCAGCAGCGGCAAGCCGACCGACTCCGTGCAACTCAGCCACGAAGCTCAGCAGCTGCAGAAAGTCAGCGACAAGCTGCGCGACCTGCCCACCGTGGACAAGGAGCGCGTCGCCAAACTGAAACAGGCCATCGCCGATGGCAGCTATCAGGTAGACAGCCAGCGCGTTGCCGGCAAACTGCTCGATTTCGAATCCCAGCGCTAG
- the cheR gene encoding protein-glutamate O-methyltransferase CheR, whose translation MSSGNLDFEQFRVFLEKACGILLGSNKQYLVSSRLNKLMEQQGIKSLGELVQKMQLQPRGGLREQVVDAMTTNETLWFRDTYPFEVMKSRVLPELIKANPNQRLRIWSAACSSGQEPYSLSMTIDEFEKTNLGQLKAGVQIVATDLSGSMLTACKSGEYDSLAMGRGLSQERLQRYFDPKGPGRWAVKAPIKSRVEFRAINLLESYAALGKFDVVFCRNVLIYFSAEVKKDILTRIHATLKPGGYLFLGASEALNGLPDLYQMVQCSPGIIYKVK comes from the coding sequence GTGTCTTCAGGCAATTTGGATTTCGAGCAGTTCCGCGTCTTTCTGGAGAAGGCTTGCGGCATCCTGCTTGGCAGTAACAAGCAGTACCTGGTGTCCAGTCGCCTCAACAAGCTGATGGAGCAGCAGGGCATCAAGTCCCTTGGCGAGCTGGTGCAGAAGATGCAGCTGCAGCCTCGGGGTGGCCTGCGTGAGCAGGTGGTCGATGCCATGACCACCAACGAAACCCTGTGGTTTCGCGACACCTATCCCTTCGAGGTGATGAAGAGCCGGGTGTTGCCGGAACTGATCAAGGCCAATCCCAACCAGCGTCTGCGCATTTGGTCGGCGGCCTGCTCTTCGGGGCAGGAGCCGTACTCGCTGTCGATGACCATCGACGAGTTCGAAAAGACCAACCTGGGTCAGCTCAAGGCCGGTGTGCAGATCGTTGCCACCGACCTGTCCGGCTCGATGCTGACGGCCTGCAAGTCCGGCGAGTACGACAGCCTGGCAATGGGGCGCGGTTTGTCCCAGGAGCGTTTGCAGCGTTATTTCGATCCCAAGGGGCCGGGCCGCTGGGCGGTCAAGGCGCCGATCAAGAGTCGTGTGGAGTTCCGCGCCATCAACCTGCTGGAAAGCTACGCGGCGCTCGGCAAGTTCGACGTGGTGTTCTGCCGCAACGTGTTGATCTACTTCTCCGCCGAGGTGAAGAAGGACATCCTTACCCGCATCCATGCCACCCTGAAACCAGGTGGCTATCTGTTCCTGGGGGCGTCCGAGGCGCTCAACGGCCTGCCGGATCTGTACCAGATGGTGCAGTGCAGCCCGGGGATTATCTACAAGGTGAAATGA
- a CDS encoding flagellar brake protein has product MSNPFLDEDGPQPPKVLSSPLEVFTNLRLLQQYHDPLVITFKDRNQRFQTYLVELNRERGVLALDEMIPNDGERFLKNGEAFRVEGFHDGVRIAWDCEDPVEIGELQGARCYWCHLPEQITYHQRRSAFRAPITQTQLVNIDLSGSKLSRPLKGQMLDISATGCRLRFQGDISSRLQPGQVYETLSAQLPIGPLKVALELRHVRFDEKLDMTFVGARFHRLGGLEARQVERFVYQLQREARRDKDDAF; this is encoded by the coding sequence GTGTCCAATCCCTTTCTCGATGAAGATGGCCCACAGCCCCCCAAGGTGCTGAGCTCGCCCCTGGAAGTCTTCACCAACCTGCGTCTGCTGCAGCAGTACCATGATCCACTGGTCATCACCTTCAAGGATCGCAACCAGCGCTTCCAGACCTATCTGGTTGAGCTCAACCGCGAGCGTGGCGTACTGGCCCTCGACGAGATGATCCCCAACGACGGCGAACGCTTTCTGAAGAATGGCGAAGCCTTCCGCGTCGAAGGCTTCCACGATGGCGTGCGCATCGCCTGGGATTGCGAAGACCCGGTCGAAATCGGCGAACTGCAAGGTGCACGCTGCTACTGGTGTCACCTGCCCGAGCAGATCACCTACCACCAGCGCCGCAGTGCCTTCCGCGCGCCCATCACCCAGACCCAGCTGGTCAACATCGACCTCAGCGGCAGCAAGCTCAGCCGCCCGCTCAAGGGCCAGATGCTGGATATCTCCGCCACCGGTTGCCGCCTGCGCTTCCAGGGCGATATCAGCTCCCGCCTGCAGCCCGGCCAGGTCTACGAGACCCTCAGCGCCCAGTTGCCGATCGGCCCGCTGAAAGTCGCCCTCGAACTGCGCCATGTGCGCTTCGACGAAAAGCTCGACATGACCTTCGTCGGCGCCCGCTTCCACCGCCTCGGCGGCCTGGAAGCCCGCCAGGTGGAGCGCTTCGTCTACCAGCTGCAGCGTGAAGCCCGCCGCGACAAGGATGACGCGTTCTAG
- a CDS encoding chemotaxis protein CheV — protein MAGVLDSVNQRTQLVGQNRLELLLFRLDGTQLYGINVFKVKEVLQCPKLTIMPKSSPVVRGVANIRGGTIPILDLAMATGRTGLNDLQNSFVIITEYNTKVQGFLVRSVERIVNMNWEEIHPPPKGTGRDHYLTAVTRVDKQLVEIIDVEKILAEVAPMSEAISEGVVDVETQAKAVHKRVLICDDSSVARKQVSRCLESVGVEVVALNDGRQAYEYLHKMVEEGKRPEEEFLMLISDIEMPEMDGYTLTAEIRSDPRMQKLHVILHTSLSGVFNQAMVKKVGADDFLAKFRPDDLASRVVERIRVADGG, from the coding sequence ATGGCCGGAGTATTGGACTCGGTTAACCAGCGTACCCAACTGGTGGGGCAGAACCGCCTCGAACTGCTGCTGTTTCGTCTCGACGGTACCCAGCTTTACGGGATCAACGTGTTCAAGGTGAAGGAGGTGCTGCAGTGCCCCAAACTCACCATCATGCCCAAGTCCAGTCCGGTGGTGCGCGGAGTTGCTAACATCCGCGGTGGCACCATTCCGATCCTCGATCTGGCCATGGCCACGGGGCGTACGGGGCTGAACGATCTGCAGAACAGCTTCGTCATCATCACGGAATACAACACCAAGGTGCAGGGCTTCCTGGTGCGCTCGGTCGAGCGCATCGTCAACATGAACTGGGAAGAGATCCATCCTCCACCCAAGGGCACCGGGCGCGATCACTACCTGACCGCAGTCACCCGGGTGGACAAGCAGCTGGTGGAAATCATCGACGTGGAGAAAATCCTCGCCGAAGTGGCGCCCATGTCGGAAGCGATTTCCGAAGGGGTGGTCGATGTCGAAACCCAGGCCAAGGCGGTTCACAAGCGGGTGCTGATCTGCGACGACTCTTCGGTGGCACGCAAGCAGGTATCGCGCTGCCTGGAGAGCGTCGGCGTGGAAGTGGTAGCGCTGAACGATGGCCGTCAGGCCTATGAATACCTGCATAAGATGGTGGAGGAGGGTAAGCGTCCGGAGGAAGAGTTCCTGATGCTGATCTCCGATATCGAGATGCCGGAAATGGACGGCTACACCCTGACGGCGGAGATTCGTTCCGATCCGAGGATGCAGAAGTTGCATGTGATTCTGCATACTTCGCTGTCCGGTGTGTTCAACCAGGCGATGGTGAAGAAAGTCGGTGCGGACGATTTCCTGGCGAAATTCCGACCTGACGATCTGGCTTCGCGGGTGGTCGAGCGTATCCGGGTTGCAGATGGGGGCTGA
- a CDS encoding flagella synthesis protein FlgN, producing the protein MQDTTLLQLFNEDIGTAQHLLELIDAEFQALSERDLPRLEKLLGEKLPLLSLLDQHGSARSKVLTAAQLSSDRNGLEILAQRSAQGAELLASSETLGQLLERCREANLRNGRLIRANQASLNSVLGILRGGETPGLYDSRGGAAKIGQQRPLSQA; encoded by the coding sequence ATGCAAGACACGACCCTGCTCCAGCTGTTCAATGAAGATATCGGCACCGCCCAGCATCTGCTTGAGCTGATCGACGCCGAATTCCAGGCGCTCAGCGAGCGCGACCTGCCACGCCTGGAAAAACTCCTGGGCGAAAAACTCCCCCTGCTCAGCCTGCTCGATCAGCACGGCAGCGCACGTAGCAAAGTGCTCACCGCCGCCCAGCTGAGCAGCGACCGCAACGGCCTGGAAATCCTCGCCCAACGCTCCGCCCAAGGTGCCGAGTTGCTCGCCAGCAGCGAGACCCTCGGCCAATTGCTGGAGCGCTGCCGCGAAGCCAACCTGCGCAACGGCCGACTGATTCGCGCCAACCAGGCCTCCCTGAACAGCGTATTGGGCATTCTGCGCGGCGGAGAAACGCCAGGGCTCTATGACAGCCGCGGCGGGGCCGCTAAAATCGGCCAACAGCGCCCGCTCAGCCAGGCCTGA
- the flgA gene encoding flagellar basal body P-ring formation chaperone FlgA: MNVKTTLSRHMMAKRCLALGVLPALCLLGYHSLQAAALMLPEELIGATEGFLEFSVEDYIERSEIQARYEISVNPIDPRLRLAACDNDLTQSLENSAQPVGRVTVKVSCEGSTPWTVFIPAQVHLFQPVVVSTRPLRRDELIGPNDVALIEQDTGALGRGYLTATELVVGRKMTRPLRAGQALTPALLELAELIKRGDQVVISARSGGINVRMPGEALSGGTLGQQISVRNLGSQRVIKARIAGSGQVEVEM; this comes from the coding sequence ATGAACGTTAAGACGACACTTTCCCGACACATGATGGCAAAACGCTGCTTGGCTCTTGGCGTTTTACCCGCTTTATGCCTGCTCGGCTACCACTCGCTGCAGGCCGCAGCGTTGATGCTGCCCGAGGAGCTTATCGGCGCCACCGAAGGCTTTCTTGAGTTCAGCGTCGAAGACTATATAGAGCGTAGCGAAATCCAGGCGCGCTATGAAATAAGCGTTAACCCGATTGACCCGCGACTGCGCCTTGCCGCTTGCGACAACGATTTGACACAGAGCCTGGAAAACTCCGCACAGCCGGTCGGCCGGGTCACGGTCAAGGTCAGCTGCGAAGGCAGCACACCCTGGACAGTGTTCATTCCGGCCCAGGTACACCTGTTCCAGCCGGTGGTGGTGTCTACTCGCCCACTACGCCGCGACGAGCTGATCGGCCCGAACGATGTCGCCCTGATCGAACAGGACACCGGGGCACTTGGCCGCGGCTACCTGACAGCTACCGAGCTGGTGGTCGGCAGAAAAATGACGCGCCCGCTGCGGGCCGGCCAGGCCTTGACCCCGGCCCTGCTCGAACTGGCGGAACTGATCAAGCGCGGCGACCAGGTGGTGATCAGCGCGCGCAGCGGCGGAATCAACGTGCGCATGCCGGGCGAAGCCTTGTCTGGCGGCACTCTCGGCCAGCAGATCAGCGTGCGCAACCTGGGCTCGCAACGGGTCATCAAGGCCCGTATCGCGGGCTCCGGGCAGGTTGAGGTGGAAATGTAG
- a CDS encoding DUF5610 domain-containing protein — translation MNALASLSPLLSRSSQSAQSAAARCAPADGQNTLANRLAQRLGLDAGALSGKQSSDFTPDKVADRVIGAINQRLQSEAAAGADPQELQDLLTQAREGVEKGFAEARKILDGMGVLQGQVADDIDSTYSKIQDGLDDLADQLNTPAPDSQAGSAAVAAYSERFAARAETFDMQVTTRDGDRLSISIASASANWSQSSVAAASSGNGSAMVANSQSGTLQIGGWQVTVEGELDDEELAALKDLFGQVQDLSGKFYAGDLSGAFDRAMQLDMDGSQLASMSLHLTQTSVRQATDAYSAVAQQGGQAASALNDDLLDYARGLLDALHSADALADDAQGTLEQLLEGGFALDPLLGDSQLDKARDLNQRLLAGMQGLLDQDESSVAA, via the coding sequence ATGAATGCTCTGGCTTCTCTCTCGCCCTTGCTGTCCCGTTCTTCGCAGTCCGCTCAGTCGGCCGCTGCGCGTTGTGCCCCTGCCGATGGCCAGAACACCCTGGCCAACCGCCTGGCTCAGCGCCTGGGCCTGGATGCCGGCGCACTCTCCGGCAAGCAGAGCTCGGACTTCACGCCGGACAAGGTGGCCGACCGTGTCATCGGTGCGATCAACCAGCGCCTGCAGAGCGAGGCGGCCGCCGGTGCCGACCCGCAGGAGTTGCAGGATCTGCTGACGCAGGCCCGCGAAGGGGTCGAGAAGGGCTTTGCCGAAGCGCGCAAGATCCTCGACGGCATGGGCGTGCTGCAAGGCCAGGTGGCCGACGACATCGACAGCACCTACAGCAAGATTCAAGACGGCCTGGATGACCTGGCCGACCAACTGAATACCCCGGCACCGGACAGCCAGGCCGGCAGTGCGGCCGTGGCGGCTTACAGCGAGCGCTTTGCCGCCCGCGCCGAGACCTTCGACATGCAGGTCACCACCCGCGATGGCGATCGCCTGAGCATTTCCATCGCCAGCGCCTCGGCCAACTGGTCGCAGAGCAGCGTGGCGGCTGCCAGCAGCGGCAACGGCTCCGCCATGGTCGCCAACAGCCAGTCCGGCACTCTGCAGATCGGCGGCTGGCAGGTGACGGTCGAAGGCGAGCTGGACGACGAGGAGCTGGCCGCGCTGAAGGATCTGTTCGGCCAGGTGCAGGATCTGTCCGGCAAGTTCTACGCCGGCGACCTGTCCGGAGCCTTCGATCGGGCCATGCAGCTGGACATGGATGGCTCGCAGCTGGCCTCGATGTCCCTGCACCTGACCCAGACCAGCGTGCGCCAGGCGACCGATGCCTATAGCGCGGTGGCCCAGCAGGGCGGTCAGGCGGCCAGCGCGCTGAATGACGATTTGCTCGATTACGCCCGCGGCCTGCTCGATGCGCTGCACAGCGCCGACGCCCTGGCCGATGATGCGCAGGGCACCCTGGAGCAATTGCTGGAGGGCGGCTTCGCTCTGGATCCGCTGCTTGGCGATTCCCAGCTGGACAAGGCCCGCGATCTCAACCAGCGCCTGCTCGCCGGCATGCAGGGGTTGCTGGATCAGGACGAGTCGTCCGTCGCCGCCTGA
- a CDS encoding glutamine synthetase family protein, protein MTSNGRSSLAERLCGIDEIECVTPDLNGVARGKIMTAEGFLEGRRLQLARGVLLQCIMGGYPPARFYGSDDGDLALNADPAQIHVLPWSEPPRALAICDADELDGRGSGLSTRVLLKRVLQGYAEQGLQPVVATELEFFVFDRHADAQQPFQPPIGLDGRREAGCSAFSVSSANGLRPFFNEVYRCMAALGLPRDTFMHEMGVSQFEINLLHGDPLLIADQTFLFKHLLKEVGLKHGLSVVCMAKPLAHTPGSSMHIHQSVVEQGSGRNIFSDAAGEATPAFHHFIGGQQAALADFTLLFAPNVNSFQRFCHPYASPNNACWSHDNRAAGLRIPASGPAARRVENRLPGADANPYLAIAASLAAGLHGLRQQLQPSAPIQGEFSVPEHLNLPCTLHAALARLQHSSLARECFGNEFVDGYCASKSLEMMSFLDEITPWERRVLGTQV, encoded by the coding sequence ATGACTAGCAACGGCCGCAGCTCTTTGGCGGAGCGCTTGTGCGGTATCGACGAAATCGAGTGCGTGACCCCGGATCTGAATGGCGTGGCGCGCGGCAAGATAATGACCGCCGAGGGTTTCCTCGAGGGGCGCCGTCTGCAGCTGGCGCGCGGGGTGTTGCTGCAGTGCATCATGGGTGGCTATCCGCCGGCGCGTTTCTACGGCAGCGACGACGGCGACCTGGCGCTGAACGCCGATCCGGCGCAGATCCATGTGCTGCCCTGGAGCGAGCCGCCGCGGGCTCTGGCGATCTGCGATGCCGACGAGCTGGATGGCCGCGGTTCCGGCCTGTCCACCCGCGTCCTGCTCAAGCGTGTATTGCAGGGCTATGCCGAGCAGGGCTTGCAGCCGGTGGTGGCAACCGAATTGGAGTTTTTCGTCTTCGACCGGCATGCCGATGCGCAGCAGCCATTCCAGCCACCAATAGGGCTGGATGGCCGGCGCGAGGCAGGCTGTTCGGCGTTCAGCGTGTCCTCCGCCAACGGCCTGCGCCCGTTCTTCAACGAGGTCTATCGCTGCATGGCAGCGCTGGGGTTGCCGCGTGACACCTTCATGCACGAGATGGGGGTCAGCCAGTTCGAGATCAACCTGCTGCATGGTGATCCGTTGCTGATCGCCGACCAGACCTTCCTGTTCAAGCACCTGCTCAAGGAAGTCGGCCTCAAGCACGGGCTCAGCGTGGTGTGCATGGCCAAGCCGCTGGCGCACACGCCGGGCAGCTCCATGCATATCCACCAGAGCGTGGTGGAGCAGGGCAGCGGGCGCAATATCTTCAGTGATGCGGCGGGTGAGGCCACGCCGGCCTTCCATCACTTCATCGGTGGGCAGCAGGCGGCCCTGGCCGACTTCACTCTGCTGTTCGCGCCCAACGTCAATTCGTTCCAGCGCTTCTGCCATCCCTATGCCTCGCCGAACAATGCCTGCTGGTCTCATGACAACCGCGCTGCGGGGCTACGCATTCCAGCCAGCGGGCCGGCGGCGCGGCGAGTGGAGAACCGCCTGCCGGGCGCCGATGCCAACCCTTACCTGGCCATTGCCGCCAGCCTGGCGGCTGGTTTGCACGGTCTGCGTCAGCAACTGCAGCCGAGCGCGCCGATCCAGGGCGAGTTCAGCGTGCCGGAACACCTGAACCTGCCATGCACCCTGCATGCGGCCCTGGCGCGCCTGCAGCACAGCAGTCTGGCGCGCGAGTGCTTCGGCAACGAGTTCGTCGACGGCTACTGCGCCAGCAAGAGTCTGGAGATGATGAGCTTTCTTGACGAGATCACGCCCTGGGAGCGGCGGGTGCTCGGCACCCAGGTCTGA